A region of the Campylobacter cuniculorum DSM 23162 = LMG 24588 genome:
CACAGGTGAAACTTTTATAGTTCGCAAAATCGGTGCTAATAATATCGGTGTTGAAAGAATTTTTCCTATCTATAGTGAAAGTTTGGAGAGCATTTCAGTTTTAAGAAGAGGTCGTGTGCGTCGAGCAAGATTGTTTTATCTTAGAGACAGACGCGGTAAGGCTGCTCGTATTAAAGAGCTTAAAAAATAATTTTTTAGAGATAAAATTGTATAAAAATTATTGATAAATTTATT
Encoded here:
- the rplS gene encoding 50S ribosomal protein L19, with product MKNKFIEQFEAKQIEGKKVPDFRAGDTLKLAIRIKEGDKTRIQSFEGICIARRGNGTGETFIVRKIGANNIGVERIFPIYSESLESISVLRRGRVRRARLFYLRDRRGKAARIKELKK